A single Populus alba chromosome 7, ASM523922v2, whole genome shotgun sequence DNA region contains:
- the LOC118047825 gene encoding reticulon-like protein B13: MSTPSKSSPVSFDTVRDVFLWRRKKLSLLVLLVSTATWVLLDVYQFNLITVASWAAMFAVTSLFLYGNIARFLRKVEPDLSGLEISEETAIEAARSVRQSIEEGVRWMFHVSAERELFLFARVVAALLLLSYVGSFWDSLSLLYIDIVVGMTVPVIYVKNEDKIKRFEGWMRMQARRLCGRYKGCQENEEQSG; encoded by the exons ATGTCGACTCCTTCAAAATCTTCGCCCGTGTCTTTTG ATACTGTAAGAGATGTGTTCTTGTGGAGGAGAAAGAAGCTGAGTTTATTGGTTCTTCTAGTCTCAACGGCTACATGGGTTTTGCTTGATGTTTATCAATTCAATCTCATCACTGTTGCTTCATGGGCTGCCATGTTTGCTGTTACTTCACTGTTCCTTTATGGCAACATAGCCAGGTTTCTCCGCAA AGTAGAGCCAGATTTGTCCGGCTTGGAGATTTCAGAGGAGACAGCTATTGAAGCTGCACGCTCCGTTCGACAATCGATAGAAGAGGGAGTTCGATGGATGTTCCATGTGAGTGCAGAGAGAGAACTGTTTCTCTTTGCTCGTGTAGTTGCTGCTCTGTTGTTGCTCTCTTATGTGGGAAGCTTCTGGGATTCTCTGTCACTTCTTTACATAG ATATAGTGGTGGGCATGACTGTTCCTGTGATATATGTAAAGAACGAGGATAAGATAAAGAGGTTTGAAGGGTGGATGAGGATGCAAGCAAGAAGATTGTGTGGAAGATATAAAGGTTGTCAAGAGAATGAAGAACAGAGTGGTTAA
- the LOC118047847 gene encoding RPW8-like protein 1, protein MWSKRNPFARKTGVQESFDIISYFFCCQIVPMDPISGAALGVALQLLSDSIMRAVTTASSFKFKLRLLQTTVRILIARFKVIRGEEQQFPGAEAQRLCELLVRGNHLVSKCSRISKWNYFKMRRYEKRIDELDESLKHLLTLNFQLLQYENMRKLLTGFNEMSKKLVDHGDELPKPSHVVPLNDQENSWYSRTSSHRQPSTPRFRMSYQRSEKITKFGFSF, encoded by the exons ATGTGGAGCAAGAGGAATCCTTTTGCTAGAAAGACTGGTGTTCAAGAAT CTTTCGATATTATTTCCTATTTCTTTTGTTGCCAAATTGTCCCAATGGATCCAATATCAGGGGCTGCTTTGGGAGTTGCCCTTCAACTGCTAAGTGATTCGATTATGCGCGCAGTAACTACAGCCTCCAGCTTCAAATTTAAGCTCCGGCTTCTCCAGACAACCGTCAGGATCTTGATCGCAAGATTCAAAGTTATCAGAGGAGAAGAACAGCAGTTTCCAGGAGCAGAAGCTCAGAGACTGTGTGAATTGTTGGTGAGAGGGAACCATCTTGTTTCTAAATGCTCAAGAATCTCAAAATGGAATTATTTCAAGATGAGAAGATACGAGAAAAGAATTGATGAGCTTGATGAATCTCTCAAACATCTTTTAACGTTGAATTTTCAGCTTTTGCAATATGAGAACATGCGGAAACTTTTGACCGGGTTTAATGAAATGAGTAAGAAATTGGTGGATCATGGAGATGAGTTGCCTAAGCCTAGCCATGTCGTCCCTTTAAACGATCAAGAAAACTCGTGGTACTCTCGGACTTCAAGCCACCGACAGCCATCAACGCCCAGATTTAGAATGAGTTATCAAAGAAGCGAAAAGATTACCAAGTTTGGGTTTAGTTTCTGA
- the LOC118047831 gene encoding probable disease resistance protein At5g66900, which produces MAFVFTAAAGALIGELLHDVWELKKKGDMFEHVLASMEVTLTSLTPVLEKIKVLNKELDRENDKEIWMLWKQIEKGKKLVRKFKQAKCSSCLKRPFYMKDLEKLDDSLKRFGQIVMPVLQAWIQMETLQVEKDNQEKLKYIHEDVKVIQGEVQHIHEEVKDNHEVVRDIREGVRDIHDNVKQVKEIHQDVKDIYTNVEGVNERVKVIHDEVQEVKEVREEVKVTHVGVKDIKVQVKEIHEEVKDMRKDLRSNIQTGKAASPVSNSNVPLWPFTPPEPPQITVGLDKPTKDLKNELFKDGMSTVVLTAPGGCGKTTLAKKLCHDEAIKEKFKDNIFFITVSKSPDLKVIIQQLFRHKGHPVHDQFRTDEEAVNCLEQLLKQIGTKPILLVLDDVWSGSESLLERFKFQIPGYKILLTSRSSLGGFGSKYKLDTLNYEDSLSLFRQSAELRNSTSNNVDDDVLKKIVSFCKGFPLALSVVGRSLRQQRPEIWRNKVKQWSKAGAFFESNNDLFTCLKSSLDALDNKLKECYIDLGAFPEGQLIPATAIIDMWEELYEMNGDGLNSISNLHELSSLNLIDLVDTRRDGSEREDYNETFVTQHDLLRDLVNHVSGLAGSEQGRKNLVVDINGNEFRGWWKNQSISAHVLSISTDETFLSNWPNIQAPEVEVLVLNFRTKKYTLPKFIKSMDKLKTLILTNYGFFSAEISNFIVLGNLSNLKRIRLEKVLIPSLTINCVQLENLQKISLIGCNIDPASGDKAIRISDALPKLAEICIGYCNSLKELPVGLCDIVSLKKLCITYCPGLSILPREIGKMVNLQVLMLSCCRNLSDLPDNIGSLHKLSILDISDCISIKNLPEQIGKLQSLKKLYMTGCSNCGLPNSVTTLHSLKSVICDEETEKSWKPFKRDLPNMTIIY; this is translated from the exons ATGGCATTTGTTTTTACTGCTGCTGCAGGAGCTCTTATAGGAGAGTTGTTACATGATGTGTGGGAACTAAAGAAGAAAGGAGATATGTTTGAACATGTATTGGCGAGCATGGAGGTAACCTTAACATCATTAACTCCAGTTCTTGAAAAGATAAAAGTGCTAAACAAAGAATTGGACCGTGAGAACGACAAAGAAATATGGATGTTGTGGAAACAAATAGAGAAAGGGAAGAAGCTTGTTAGGAAATTCAAACAGGCAAAATGTTCAAGCTGCTTGAAAAGGCCTTTCTACATGAAGGATCTTGAAAAGTTGGATGATTCTCTTAAAAGGTTTGGTCAGATTGTCATGCCGGTACTACAAGCCTGGATTCAGATGGAGACATTGCAGGTGGAGAAGGATAATCAAGAGAAATTGAAATACATTCATGAGGATGTGAAAGTCATTCAGGGAGAGGTTCAACACATTCATGAGGAGGTGAAAGACAATCATGAGGTGGTGAGAGACATCCGTGAGGGAGTGAGAGACATCCACGACAATGTGAAGCAGGTGAAGGAGATTCATCAGGATGTGAAAGATATTTATACCAATGTGGAAGGCGTAAATGAGAGGGTCAAAGTTATTCACGATGAGGTGCAAGAAGTGAAAGAAGTTCGTGAAGAGGTGAAAGTAACTCACGTTGGTGTGAAAGACATCAAAGTGCAAGTCAAAGAAATTCATGAGGAGGTGAAAGATATGCGTAAGGATCTTCGTTCAAATATTCAAACAGGAAAGGCAGCCAGTCCTGTGTCAAATAGCAATGTACCTTTGTGGCCTTTTACGCCTCCAGAGCCACCACAGATTACTGTTGGATTGGACAAGCCAACGAAAGATTTAAAGAATGAGTTATTCAAGGATGGAATGTCCACGGTTGTATTAACAGCTCCTGGTGGATGTGGAAAGACCACATTGGCTAAAAAACTTTGTCATGATGAAGCTATTAAAG aaaaatttaaagataatatcTTCTTCATCACTGTCTCAAAATCACCCGATCTGAAGGTCATTATACAGCAGCTATTTCGGCATAAGGGTCATCCGGTCCATGATCAGTTTCGAACTGATGAAGAAGCAGTAAACTGCTTGGAGCAATTGCTGAAGCAAATAGGAACAAAGCCTATATTATTGGTCCTCGATGATGTTTGGTCGGGATCAGAGAGCCTTCTGGAAAGGTTCAAGTTCCAAATACCAGGATACAAGATTTTGTTGACATCAAGATCTTCACTCGGTGGATTTGGTTCGAAATATAAATTGGATACGTTGAATTATGAAGACTCCCTGAGTCTATTTAGACAGTCAGCGGAGCTACGGAATAGCACCTCTAACAATGTAGACGATGATGTTTTGAAGAAG ATAGTGAGCTTTTGCAAGGGATTTCCACTAGCTCTTTCAGTCGTAGGCCGTTCACTCCGCCAACAACGACCAGAGATATGGAGAAATAAAGTGAAGCAATGGTCAAAAGCTGGGGCTTTTTTTGAATCCAATAATGATCTGTTTACTTGTCTAAAGAGTAGCTTGGATGCGTTGGATAATAAGCTGAAGGAATGTTACATTGACTTGGGAGCATTTCCTGAAGGTCAACTGATACCTGCCACTGCCATCATTGACATGTGGGAGGAGTTGTATGAAATGAATGGAGATGGTCTGAACTCCATATCAAACCTCCATGAACTATCCTCCTTGAATCTCATTGATCTGGTAGATACAAG GAGGGATGGAAGTGAAAGAGAGGACTATAATGAAACCTTTGTCACACAGCATGACCTTCTTAGGGATCTGGTCAACCATGTTAGCGGATTGGCTGGTTCAGAACAGGGGAGGAAAAACCTAGTTGTGGACATAAATGGAAATGAATTTCGGGGCTGGTGGAAGAATCAATCAATCAGCGCCCATGTCTTGTCGATCTCCACAG ATGAAACTTTCTTGTCAAATTGGCCCAACATTCAAGCTCCTGAAGTTGAGGTTCTAGTTCTCAATTTTCGCACGAAGAAGTACACATTACCCAAGTTCATCAAGAGCATGGATAAACTAAAGACTTTGATCCTcacaaattatggttttttctcAGCTGAAATAAGTAACTTTATAGTTCTTGGAAACCTGTCCAATCTAAAGAGGATCAGGTTGGAGAAGGTTTTGATTCCTTCCCTTACCATTAACTGTGTGCAGTTAGAAAATCTGCAGAAAATATCGTTGATCGGGTGTAATATTGATCCGGCCTCCGGTGACAAAGCTATCCGGATTTCAGATGCACTGCCGAAACTAGCGGAGATCTGCATTGGCTACTGCAATAGTCTGAAAGAATTGCCTGTTGGACTCTGTGACATTGTCTCCCTTAAGAAACTTTGCATCACCTACTGTCCAGGCCTGTCAATATTGCCTCGAGAAATCGGAAAGATGGTGAATTTGCAAGTCTTGATGCTTAGCTGCTGCAGAAATTTGTCAGATTTGCCAGACAATATTGGAAGCCTCCATAAACTGAGCATTCTTGACATATCAGACTGTATTAGCATTAAGAACTTGCCAGAACAGATTGGCAAGCTGCAGAGTCTAAAAAAGCTTTACATGACAGGATGCTCAAATTGCGGGTTACCTAACTCAGTCACCACTCTTCATAGTTTGAAGTCCGTGATCTGCGATGAAGAAACAGAGAAATCATGGAAACCTTTCAAGCGCGACCTCCCAAACATGACTATCATTTACTGA
- the LOC118047902 gene encoding probable disease resistance protein At5g66900 has product MESVVAGFVAEKVLGGLLNSVKEAMRKKKRLETTLKSIESTLNSIIPVVESINELNKKLDREDEDIGRLWKQIKEGQELVSKCSKGNCWGSCFKPSNCTEELRDFDHSLKMFYDFVLPLKGTKILIDTREDVNEIKEKANRIDEKVGVTRDKVKEIKDMAKIINEKVEVTSDEAKGIHQEAKEIKGKANSIDEKVEATRFEVKGIKDKAEGIDEKVQVTRDDVKVMHQEVIDIKDKANRIDEKMENIHKEIQCLKIPASFPVYLSPEPPAYIVGLDKQLRDLKTELLKNECSVVVITALEGCGKTTLAKKLCHEEDIKGKFKDNIFFVTVSKKPNLKVIVQNLYLRKGHRHVPEFQSDDDAVNHLEKLLKQTGPNPILLVLDDVWPESELLIDKLKFQIPDYKILVTSPRVLKRFPSTYRLQRLNEVDAKNLFISSAILPGQSSYSPDESNLNKIVKACKGIPLFLTVVGRSLCGQPAVVWENTVLELSEGGSIVESNTILRDCLHQSLEVLDNNVKVKECYIDLLSFPEGQWIPATALIDMWVELYDHDENGVASVARLHDLDALNLVNHEVGRKDASEIDGYYNDHYVMQHDPLRQYANDQISSEPDEKRKRLIIDISGSKLPKWWREPRKQHISASLLSITTDETFVPSWPNLQAPDVEVLILNIRSKNYMLPEFVKKMDKLKALLITNYGFVPAEISNFPLLCSLFNLKRIRLEKVSIPSLGLSSLELRKLQKISLVMCNIDQAFSNSRIQISSSFSNLSEISIDRCIDLKNLPVWFFDLVHLKKLSISSCWELSELPKEIGKLENLEVLRLHFCIQLVEVPEAIEKLSKLSVLDISDCSNISHLPKQIGGLHNLRKLFMNGCSTISELPSSVENLKRLEIVMCDEEVTILWKSFIQRLPNLRIKPW; this is encoded by the exons ATGGAAAGTGTTGTTGCTGGTTTTGTTGCAGAGAAAGTATTAGGGGGGTTGTTAAATTCTGTGAAGGAAgcgatgaggaaaaagaaaaggttagaaACTACCTTGAAGAGCATCGAATCCACACTCAACTCTATAATTCCAGTCGTTGAAAGCATAAATgagttaaacaaaaaattagatCGTGAAGATGAGGACATAGGGAGATTGtggaaacaaataaaagaagggCAGGAACTTGTTAGCAAATGCTCAAAAGGAAATTGCTGGGGTTCTTGCTTTAAACCGTCTAATTGCACTGAGGAACTTAGAGATTTCGATCATTCACTTAAAATGttctatgattttgttttaccaTTGAAAGGAACAAAGATTCTTATTGATACTAGGGAAGATGTCAACGAAATCAAGGAAAAGGCAAATAGGATTGATGAGAAAGTGGGAGTTACAagagataaggtgaaagaaatCAAGGACATGGCAAAAATCATTAATGAGAAGGTAGAAGTTACAAGTGATGAGGCGAAAGGCATTCATCAGGAGGCAAAAGAAATCAAGGGCAAGGCAAACAGCATTGATGAGAAGGTGGAAGCTACACGTTTTGAGGTTAAAGGCATCAAAGACAAGGCAGAAGGCATTGATGAGAAGGTGCAGGTTACAAGAGATGATGTGAAAGTTATGCATCAGGAGGTGATAGACATTAAGGACAAGGCAAATAGGATTGATGAGAAGATGGAGAACATTCATAAAGAGATCCAATGCCTAAAGATCCCTGCATCGTTTCCTGTGTATTTATCTCCCGAGCCACCAGCGTATATCGTTGGATTGGACAAGCAGTTGAGGGATTTGAAGACAGAACTGCTCAAGAATGAGTGTTCCGTTGTAGTAATAACTGCTCTTGAAGGATGTGGAAAGACGACATTGGCTAAAAAACTTTGTCACGAAGAAGATATTAAAG GAAAATTTAAAGACAACATCTTCTTTGTTACTGTCTCCAAGAAACCAAACCTGAAGGTAATTGTACAGAATCTCTATCTGCGTAAGGGACATCGACATGTGCCTGAGTTTCAAAGTGATGATGATGCTGTTAATCATTTGGAAAAACTGCTGAAGCAAACAGGGCCTAATCCTATACTGTTAGTCCTGGATGATGTTTGGCCTGAATCCGAGCTCCTCATTGATAAATTGAAGTTCCAGATTCCAGATTACAAGATTTTGGTGACATCACCACGTGTGCTCAAAAGATTTCCTTCTACATATAGGCTGCAGCGGTTGAATGAGGTGGATGCCAAGAATCTTTTTATTAGCTCAGCAATCCTGCCCGGTCAGAGCTCTTACAGTCCAGATGAAAGTAACTTGAATAAG ATAGTGAAAGCCTGTAAGGGGATTCCACTGTTCCTTACTGTTGTCGGCAGATCATTGTGCGGGCAGCCTGCAGTAGTCTGGGAAAACACTGTGTTGGAATTGTCTGAAGGTGGTTCTATTGTTGAATCAAACACTATTCTGCGTGATTGTCTCCATCAAAGCTTGGAAGTCTTGGATAATAACGTCAAGGTAAAGGAGTGCTACATCGACCTACTTTCATTTCCTGAAGGCCAATGGATCCCTGCCACTGCTCTCATTGATATGTGGGTCGAATTGTATGATCATGATGAAAATGGAGTGGCTTCTGTTGCCAGGCTCCATGACCTTGACGCCCTGAACTTGGTTAATCATGAAGTGGGAAG GAAAGATGCAAGTGAAATTGATGGCTATTACAACGACCACTATGTTATGCAGCATGATCCTCTTCGACAGTATGCCAATGATCAAATAAGCTCAGAGCCagatgaaaaaaggaaaagactaATCATAGATATAAGTGGTAGCAAACTTCCAAAGTGGTGGAGGGAACCAAGAAAGCAACACATCAGTGCCTCCCTCTTATCTATCACCACAG ATGAAACATTTGTACCGAGCTGGCCTAACTTGCAAGCACCTGATGTTGAGGTTCTAATTCTGAACATTCGCTCAAAGAACTACATGCTACCTGAGTTCGTGAAGAAAATGGATAAACTGAAGGCTCTCTTGATCACAAACTATGGTTTTGTGCCAGCTGAAATTAGTAATTTCCCACTTCTTTGTTCTCTGTTCAATCTGAAGAGAATTAGGCTGGAGAAAGTTTCAATTCCATCACTTGGCTTGTCCTCCCTAGAACTGAGAAAGCTTCAAAAGATTTCCTTAGTTATGTGTAACATTGATCAGGCTTTTAGTAACTCTAGAATTCAGATATCAAGTTCCTTCTCGAACCTGTCAGAGATCAGCATTGACCGTTGTATTGATCTGAAGAACCTTCCTGTTTGGTTTTTTGATCTCGTTCACCTAAAGAAACTCAGTATCAGTAGCTGTTGGGAGCTGTCTGAACTTCCCAAGGAAATTGGTAAGCTGGAGAATTTGGAAGTGCTTCGCCTTCATTTCTGTATTCAATTGGTAGAGGTGCCAGAAGCTATTGAGAAATTGTCCAAGTTGAGTGTTCTTGACATATCTGATTGCTCAAACATCAGTCACCTGCCAAAACAGATCGGAGGGTTGCATAATTTAAGAAAGCTATTCATGAATGGGTGTTCAACAATCTCAGAGCTGCCTTCGTCAGTTGAGAACCTCAAACGTTTAGAAATTGTCATGTGTGACGAAGAAGTTACCATTTTGTGGAAATCTTTTATCCAAAGGCTTCCAAATCTAAGGATTAAGCCGTGGTAA